The Nostoc sp. KVJ3 genome contains the following window.
CAACTTGCCCCACTGGAACTACAGGCACTCCGCCAAATTGTGTAGCACCCCCACCACCACCTCCACCTCCAGAGGAACCACCAAAATCTCAGCCACCACAAGGGCAAAAATACTGCAAGGTTGGTGTTCAAATGGTTGTAATTGGCTTGCAACCTAGAAAACGAGCATATATGCTCACGCCAGAATTAGATAATTATGCCGAAGCAGATGTAGATGATTCTGGTTGGGTGCAATTTGACAGCATCAACTATAACGACCAATGGGAAGGAGAACCGGCACCAGTAGAAATAGGATATCTAGAAAATGATGATTTTCAACCTATTGGTGGGGCTTACTCATTTCCGATTTCAGTAGTTCAGCCTTGTCAATGAGTCTTATATTTCTGCATCCTTTACGGACAAAACTAACAGTTTAATTTCAAATAATGACCGCCTCATCTTAGCCCAAGCCCTATAAGTTTGGGCTTTTGTATTGTCAAGTGAATTTTGTCTAGTTAAATAACTTTCAGTATCGCTATTTCCCCTTACATAACGTAATTCAAATACTTTAAATTGATCAACTGCTCTTGATGCTATTACCTGGGCAGTTTGAAAATCAGTCCGTGCCTCATCAAAAGCGATCAACGATTGGGCTGTTTTATCTCTAATGGTATCCGCCAACTGTGCGCGGCTGCGCTGTAATTCAGCCACTTTTACTTGGATATCGCTGATAGCGATCGCATTGCGCTGCGCGTCAGCATTCCCCCCTTGGGTTCCTTGAAATAGTGGTATGCCTATCACGTTTAATAACCCATTAATTAGGTTAGTTTTGCCACTAAATATCCCTGCCAAATTATCAATTAGTCCTGTACCTGCTGCCTGTGGCTGTCCTGCCGTGGGAGTAGGCCCTAAAAGATATTGCAGCGCTGGGGTGAGAATTCCCAACCTGATGGATTTTTGATTTCCCGCTTTCGCCTCCTCAATGCGAGAGTTGGCCTCAGCAATGCGGGTATCAATTTCTTTGAGAAGTGGGGACTGTGCGATCGCTTTCTCCTGCAACTGTTGCAAGCACACAGCCGACGTTTCTAAGCAAGGAAGTCCGCCGCGCAACAGCCGCCACATATCATCATTCATTTCGCGCTCAAGAATCACATCGATGCTGGGCTTGTTAAAAGGGTTTTGTTCGGGTTTGGGCAGCTTTGAATCAGATTCCTGATCAGCCTGTTGTGCCTCCTCCGGTGATAAATTTTCCTTTGGTTGCTCCTCTTCCTGGGTTGTTTCGTCGGGTGTATCAGAACTCTCAGTATTCTGCTGTAGCGAGGTTGACGGAGTTGGCGGGGTTGACGGAGTTTTAGTATTAGCGGCGGGTACTTTGATTGGGACTGGGGACGATGTTGGTAGAGCGTTGGCGAAGCCCGCCGTTCGCGTAGCGTCTCGTAGAGAAGGCATCGCTGTCCCCATTCTTAGAGGATGGAGTAGCAGGAGCAGCGCTAATAGTAATAGTTGTGGTGTACTTGCCATTTACCCCAGTCCAAGGCTTAATTCGCCTAATGTAGCCGTTTCGGGGCGATCGCAACATCGGGATAAGTGCTAGTTTATCTTCAATGTTGGTAAGTGAAATAGCCAATTGTGCTAGCTGATAGTCTCTGTCTCTAACAGACTGGGCATATTGTTGCTGTTGCCGTGAGTATTCTTGTTGAGTTTGGTTTTCCTGCTGCTGTCGCCTCGCCTCGTTCAAGTTGGCATCATACTCTGTCAGTTGACGGCGATTTTGAGCCGCAATTAACCGCGACTGGGCAACCTCTAAATCAGACTGTGCCAATCTCACATTTATTTGAAGCTGCTGTAATTCCTGTTGTTGGAGGATAGCAGAGGCGTTGAGTTTGGCTTTGCTTTGGTCGAGTGCAGAATTAGCCTGATCGAGGAGCGATCGCAATTGCTTTAATTTCGCCTCCTCGTGTTGCAGAATTTCACTGGATAATTTCATATCCCGCATCGACTGAATCATCTGCTCTTGCTCTGCTACCTTTTGAGAAGCAATTTGGAATCCCGCTTCAGCGTTCTCTGACTCAGCCCTACGTTCTGGGTTATCAGTTTGTAGCAACTGCGATCGCGCCTCTAGAAGTGCCTCAGCCTGGGATAACTTCATTTTAGATTGTGCGATCGCTGCTGTTTCCTCTGAGAAAATCGCCGGGGGTAATGGCTTTAGCCCTAACGATTCCCTTGGTTTGAAGGGTTCGGGAATAGTTTTAGATTTTAGATTGTCAATTTGGAGTGTGACGGATTGCTTCTGTTTTAAGAGGCGATCGCGTTCTGTGGAGTTATCGCTAATTACATCCCCTTTCTTTATCTCCTGCCCAACTCGAACTTTTAAGAACGATGGATTATCAACACTAATACTCATTCTTAGAGGACGGTTTTGCTGGATTATAGAGATAGGGGAATCACTCTCGTCATCTAGATCAGAGGGCTTTTCTACGTGGAGATTAGTATTATTAGTAGCATTGGCAGCCTGATTTTGGGGAGAGTTTTTAGCTATGAGTGCTAGCCCAACTATCCCCACACAACAATAAGTAATTAGGTTTTTTCTGCTAAACACGCTCATAGAAAGAGAAAAACTATTTGGGGAGCAACCTACTTCTATGATTCCCATAACCGACAGAAAAGTGGGGACAGGCTATATCTAGTCGGGGATTTGCTAAAAAATAAGCTGTCAGTCCATTGGGTCTTTTCTCCCAATTCCTAATTCCTGTAATTTAGCCTTAACGTTCTCTGGGGCATTTCCACAATAATAAAATCGTTTACCTCGGAGATTAGCTAAATAGTATCCAGGTTTCCCGCCTCCGATTCGGAATAATTCAATAGCTACTTGCTGTTTAGTTATGCCGTACAAAAGCTCGAAGTCATTCAAGTTAACAGCAAAAGGCAACTTTGAATAAAATAATTTACTAGCTTTCAAAAACCACTTTGCGTCCCTGTATTCAAAAATTCGATAGCAGTCTGGAGTGTAAATCGTTATATCTGTCATAATCAAGAAAGTCCCTAGTTAGACTAGGGACATAAGCACTCATTCGTTTAACTTTCTGATTCGTCTTCGGTGTGGAGTTCAGGGGGGAGTTCCTCTAGGTAAAAAAGTTCTTCCTCCTGAATATTCTGCTCCACCCATCCAACGATTTCTTCCTGGGCTTCGTCATCAGCACTATAAAGCGCCTCATAAACCCGGATATCATCGGGATCGGTTTGTTTGTTTCCGTTCCCGTTTTTGGGTTCAGCCATAAACCTCCTTGTTTTTCAATGTAAGTGTAGGTTTTTATTGCCTACACTTCATTATAACCCGGTTAACCAGTGATTACAAGCATTGACTGATATCTTCTAAGAGGTTTATCATTGTGTAAACACCAGTTAACCAGCAAATGAGTAATCCTAACCCACTACAAACTCAAGAATTTAAAGAGCAGCAGTTCAAGGCATATACAGAAGGTCTATCAGAGCCGTTGGCGAAAAAGGTAACAGGAGTCAAACTGCCCCAAAGTATTCATGATGCACTTGGGGCTATGCCTGCTGAAGAAAGAGTGAAATACCTACGGCGAATTATTTCTGAGGCTGTTACGCGAGATTTAATTAGCAGACAATAGGTAGAAACTCTCCCTCAACATATGGGTTATAATTCCACTCTCTTGTAGTAAGGGATAATATTAACTTTGTGTCCATCTTTCCCCATTCTTACTAATGCTTGGAGTGGGTCTAAATTAGCTATTAAATTATCGGAAAATCTAAAGCGAGAAGCAACTGTTCTAACTTCTGCTTGGTCAATAGGTAAAATGATTTTTGTGGCTGTATTGGCAATGACTTCTTTACTGATTTCAGCATCACGTTGAGAGGCTACAATGCAGCACAGTCCATGCTTTCTACCATCAGCTAAGATAATATTTAAAGTTTTAGAGTTCTTAACTTCTTTACATTCGTCGATTAAAATAAAGGTCTTGGGAATTTTATCTTCAATTTCCCCAGCAATTCTGTGACTATCCATTAATTGCTTAATAAGAGCTTCAGCAGCGATCGCACCCAACCCCGGTACTTTCCCCAAAGCAGATAAATCAAACCTGATGATAGGCGCATCCAGCGACGGCTGGGGACGAGTGAAGATACCGTACTCAAACATCGCCGCCAATTTCAGAGCAAGTTTTTGTGATTCCTTACAACCATTCTCAATCCTAGCTTCAATCTCAATTCTGACATCAGCAAAAGTTGGGGGTTGCTTTGTCCAGGTCTTGGGGTCATCTTGAAGAATCCCACGCTGTTTATAACAAGTGGTGAGGATGTCAATAGCTAGCCCTTCTTGATTGACACCCATTGTCAAGGCTTTTTTGAGAATAGCGGCGACAGCGATCGCCTGCAAACTTGGCCCCCCGCCCTTAGTATCTAAGTCCACCACCAAGGGGTTAATCCCGTGCGGTGACTCCATGTTAAGCGGGTAACAAGATTCAAATGGTAGCTCTAAATCCCCATGAAAATCTATGCTTATGCAGCGTACACTCGGTATAAAGCGCGGGAGTTCATAAGCGATCGCTTTTAGGGTTTGAGTTTTCCCAGAACCAGAAGCGCCAATAATTGCAATGTGACCATTAGGTAAGTTTGCAGGATTCCAGTAAACTTTGTCACCTAATAAAATACCGTCTGTTGCTGATTCTGTAGTACTTTTCTTAGATTGGTTAGGCTTTAAGGTAGCTGTTGGCAGTGGTTTAGGAGGCATCGGGTTATTAAATTAGGAGTAGGGAATGGGGAATTAGGATTTTAGATTTTAGATTTTGAAGTTAGGTATTAGAGATTGGGCATTGAGCATAAGGTATGGGGAAAAAGGGGAGTGGGCAGTGGGGACTATTGAATGCTGCTATTAATCACCCTCACTTGTAGTTGTCCCGTAGCGAATTCCTCGCCTAGCTTACTTTGGACAATTGCAAGGGGTGCAGCTTCTAAAGTGATGCTGGTGTCAGTTGCCTTGATGGTGGGGAATTGGTAAGGGTCGCGGGGTAAACCTGAAGTTTCTAAACCATCCACCGTTAGCTGTCCAGTTACAAAAACCATTGCCCCAGTGCGGTTGAATTGTGCGATCGCACTTCCTATCGGTTCATCTTCCAAGGTCAACGCCTCAATGTTGGTAATAGCTGGCTTTCCAACATCCGCCGTTATTTCCTCTAAGAATATTTGGCTATCGGGTTCGGTCGATGCCTTGTAAATCCTTCCGTCGTCGGACTGGACTAAAAAGCCTGTTCCCTGTACCTGAATAATTAGATACTGCCCATTTACCTTAGAGCGATC
Protein-coding sequences here:
- a CDS encoding ATP-binding protein; this encodes MPPKPLPTATLKPNQSKKSTTESATDGILLGDKVYWNPANLPNGHIAIIGASGSGKTQTLKAIAYELPRFIPSVRCISIDFHGDLELPFESCYPLNMESPHGINPLVVDLDTKGGGPSLQAIAVAAILKKALTMGVNQEGLAIDILTTCYKQRGILQDDPKTWTKQPPTFADVRIEIEARIENGCKESQKLALKLAAMFEYGIFTRPQPSLDAPIIRFDLSALGKVPGLGAIAAEALIKQLMDSHRIAGEIEDKIPKTFILIDECKEVKNSKTLNIILADGRKHGLCCIVASQRDAEISKEVIANTATKIILPIDQAEVRTVASRFRFSDNLIANLDPLQALVRMGKDGHKVNIIPYYKRVEL
- a CDS encoding TolC family protein; translation: MPSLRDATRTAGFANALPTSSPVPIKVPAANTKTPSTPPTPSTSLQQNTESSDTPDETTQEEEQPKENLSPEEAQQADQESDSKLPKPEQNPFNKPSIDVILEREMNDDMWRLLRGGLPCLETSAVCLQQLQEKAIAQSPLLKEIDTRIAEANSRIEEAKAGNQKSIRLGILTPALQYLLGPTPTAGQPQAAGTGLIDNLAGIFSGKTNLINGLLNVIGIPLFQGTQGGNADAQRNAIAISDIQVKVAELQRSRAQLADTIRDKTAQSLIAFDEARTDFQTAQVIASRAVDQFKVFELRYVRGNSDTESYLTRQNSLDNTKAQTYRAWAKMRRSLFEIKLLVLSVKDAEI